One Pithys albifrons albifrons isolate INPA30051 chromosome 17, PitAlb_v1, whole genome shotgun sequence genomic window carries:
- the LOC139679806 gene encoding zinc finger protein 502-like has product KSQPSFGSSEQGRATQCGKDGQSFNQSSDLGVQQQLQSREKRYKCLACGKGFSSSFNLIQHQHIHTGEWPYTCRECGKGFNQSSNLISHQMIHTGERPYECSQRGMRCWTSSHLLLHQRTHTEERPFCCTDCGKGFRQNCSLIRHRRLHSGERPHRCDECGKGFTHSSNLTGHQRTHQ; this is encoded by the coding sequence AAATCTCAACCGAGTTTCGGGTCCTCCGAGCAGGGTAGAGCCACCCAGTGTGGGAAAGATGGCCAGAGCTTcaaccagagctctgacctgggggtgcagcagcagcttcagagcagggagaagcgtTACAAGTGCTTGGCATGTGGGAAAGGATTCAGCAGTAGCTTCAACCTGATccagcaccagcacatccacactggggaatggccTTACACgtgtagggaatgtgggaaggggtTCAATCAGAGCTCCAACCTGATCagccaccagatgatccacactggggaacgtccctacgagtgttccCAGCGTGGGATGAGGTGTTGGACCAGCTCACATCTCCTCctgcatcagcgcacacacaccgaggagaggcccttctgctgcactgactgtgggaagggcttcaggCAGAACTGCAGCCTCATCAGACACCGGCGCCTCCATAGCGGGGAGAGGCCTCACAGGTGTGACGAGTGTGGGAAGGGCTTTACCCACAGCTCGAACTTGACCGgacaccaacggacccaccagtga